GACCCATGTGAATCCTGGCCTGCGCGTCCCGCGCTTCCATCTCACGATTGAACCTCTGGAGGTCCTGCTGCATCAGGAACCTCAGCGTGAGAAAACCCAGCGCCCAGCTCAGAGTGGTCACCAGAAGGAACGCCAGCGTGAGACGCGTGCGCACGTTTACCTTGAGATTCCTAACCTTCGGGACGAAACGCATATCCGGTACCTCGAACGGTCACGATGGGGCAGGGCGTCAGGCCGGCCGCGATAAGTCGCTTGCGCAGCCGGTAGATGTGGGCATCCACGAGACGGTCGTCGCCGTAGAAGTCCTTCCACACCAGGGAGACGAGTTGGTCGCGGGACAAAACGCGCTGCGGCCGGCTCACCAGGGCGTCCAGGAGGTCGAATTCCAGCGCGGGCAGCTCCACTTCAACGCCGTTGACGAAGACCTGCCTCTGCTCCTGCGCGATTTCCAGCGGACCGAACTGAAGGGATGGTCCCTCCAAGTACGAAGAGCGTCGCAACAGCGATTTGATTCGGGCAACCAGCTCCATGGGGCCGAACGGCTTTGTAACGTAGTCGTCCGCTCCGAGGTTCAGCGCCTGCACCTTATCCACTTCCGCGTCGCGTGCGGAGAGCATCAGGATCGGCACCCTGGAATGCTGCCGTATCGACCGGCAGAGCTGAAAGCCGTCCATCCCCGGCATCATCACGTCGATAATCACGGC
This Armatimonadota bacterium DNA region includes the following protein-coding sequences:
- a CDS encoding response regulator transcription factor; the protein is MAGHILIADDDEGLTKAVTWYLEAEGYRVSAKHDGRAAWETFEKEGADAVIIDVMMPGMDGFQLCRSIRQHSRVPILMLSARDAEVDKVQALNLGADDYVTKPFGPMELVARIKSLLRRSSYLEGPSLQFGPLEIAQEQRQVFVNGVEVELPALEFDLLDALVSRPQRVLSRDQLVSLVWKDFYGDDRLVDAHIYRLRKRLIAAGLTPCPIVTVRGTGYAFRPEG